Proteins from a genomic interval of Candidatus Neomarinimicrobiota bacterium:
- the dtd gene encoding D-aminoacyl-tRNA deacylase — MIAVLQRVSEAQVTVDGRVTGSIGTGLVVLLGVHRDDTEADSSFLVEKTVNLRIFSDEAGKMNLSLMDVGGSALVVSQFTLVGDWRKGRRPSYINAAPPESGERLYEHYMNGLRAHDIVVESGLFGAMMQVQLVNDGPVTFVLDSRSEARPFGPSADGLRTGP; from the coding sequence ATGATCGCCGTCCTGCAGCGGGTATCTGAAGCCCAGGTTACTGTCGATGGCCGGGTTACCGGGTCCATCGGTACGGGGCTGGTGGTCTTGCTGGGAGTGCACCGGGACGACACCGAGGCTGACAGCAGCTTTCTGGTGGAAAAGACGGTTAATCTGCGTATCTTTAGCGATGAGGCAGGGAAAATGAACCTGTCTCTAATGGACGTAGGCGGCAGTGCTCTGGTGGTGAGTCAGTTTACGCTGGTGGGTGACTGGCGCAAGGGCCGCCGTCCCAGTTACATCAATGCGGCGCCACCCGAAAGCGGTGAACGGCTCTACGAGCATTACATGAATGGTCTGCGAGCACACGATATTGTCGTGGAGAGCGGCCTGTTCGGAGCGATGATGCAGGTGCAGCTGGTGAACGACGGTCCGGTGACCTTTGTTCTGGACAGCCGGTCAGAGGCCCGGCCCTTCGGTCCGTCGGCTGACGGACTCAGGACAGGCCCCTGA